A genomic segment from Brucella pseudogrignonensis encodes:
- the omp10 gene encoding outer membrane lipoprotein Omp10: MKRFRIIGSTAIVSLALAGCVATGPGGGGNVPVVNRAPSGIDGSWVDPNGIVSSFNGGIFETRATDTNEKLAEGNYRYQSPQLVEIDMRSIVRGTSSRVNCALVSQNQLNCTSSAGSRFSLTRRG; this comes from the coding sequence ATGAAACGCTTCCGCATTATTGGCTCTACGGCAATCGTGTCGCTCGCGCTTGCAGGTTGTGTGGCAACCGGCCCTGGCGGTGGCGGCAATGTCCCGGTCGTCAATCGCGCGCCATCTGGCATTGATGGTTCCTGGGTCGATCCAAACGGGATCGTGTCATCTTTTAATGGCGGTATTTTTGAAACGCGCGCCACTGATACAAACGAAAAGCTGGCTGAGGGGAATTATCGTTACCAGTCTCCCCAGCTGGTTGAAATCGACATGCGTTCAATCGTGCGTGGCACCTCGTCCCGCGTAAACTGCGCTCTCGTTTCGCAAAACCAGCTTAATTGTACATCCTCGGCAGGCTCGCGCTTCTCGCTCACCCGTCGCGGCTAA